The window GCGCCACTGCCCACGGTCGGTCCTTCAATGATCGTCCCGACCTCATCCTCCAGACGATAGGCATAGTTGCTGGAGTTGATGACAAGCTCATCCCCGGAGTTGATATAGACCGTACCGGAAGGAAGCGCTCCCCATTCCGTCTCAAAGCCTGCCCGGGTGTTATTTCGTCCAACGACAACGTAGCCTCCCGACTGGATAAAAGTACCGGCCGGCATAATGGCGACGTACTGGCTGTTGGTTGTATTGATCAACTTCCAGCCGCTGATGTCCAGCTGGGTCGGGGTGTCTGTGGTTGAAAAAGTGAACGGGGAGCTGGTGACGGTGTTTCCGCACACGTCTCGAGTTTCGACCTCGTAGTAATACAGCGTTGATGCCGTGAGGCCGGATAGAGGAACGACGTGATTCGTGATCGATTCCGTTAGAGATTCGGTCGATCCAAGGGCGGGTGTTGTGCCGTACCGCACGGTGGAATCACCTTCCTTGTCCGTCGTCCAGGAGATGGTGACGGACGTATCCGCCAGGTTCGTTTCAAAGGGTCCGACCGTAATCGCTGGCTGAGTCGCGGCCGAGGTTGTGAAGGTCGAGACGGAGCTCCACGCGGGGCCGTTATTCGATGCATCGGTCGATCCGACCCGATAGTAATAGAGAGTTCCCGGGGTCAGGCCGTTAAGGGGTATGGAATGGCTGGTCACCCGGGTACCATCGAACTGGCTGTCCAGAGGAGGATCGGAGAGGCCGTATTCCACGATGGAATTGGCATCTTCATCGGTGGTCCAGGTAATCAGAGCTGAACATTCGGAGGGTGTGACGGAAACGTTGGAAATCACGGGAGGCGTGGTATCCGGCTCTGCCATGCCCCCGTCGTAGAAGAGCTCGATATATTCGTTGATCGAACTGGCGCCGTCGGTCATTTCGGTAATGACAACGCCCGCACCGCAGGTCGTTGGAGCTCCCGCTCCCGGGTCGCCCAGGTTGTCGGTGCGCTCATGCCATGTTGCACCGAGTCCCGGGTCGCCGCAGTTGTCGACCCGGAAGACCGACAGGTTGGCATCACTGCTCACCGTCGGGCCATCGATGATCGTCCCGATGTCATCTTCCAGACGATAGGCATAACTGCTGGAATTGATGACGATTTTGTCGCCGGAGTTGACGTAGACCGTACCGGAAGGAAGTGCACCCCACTCTGTCTCAAAGCCTGCCTGGGAATTGTTACGCCCAACGACGACGTAACCTCCCGACTCGATAAAGGTGCCGGCCGGCATGATGGTGACGTACTGGCTGTTGGTCGTATTGATCAGCTTCCAGCCGCTGATGTCCAGCTGGGGCGGTGTCTCGGCGGTCGTGAAGGTGAACGGGGAGCTGGTGACGGTGTTTCCGCACGCATCCGTCGTTTCGACTTCATAGTAGTAGAGGGTGGAGGATGTCAGACCGGAAAGGGCCATGACGTGGTCGGTGACCGATTCCGCCATGGATTCCGTCGATCCGAGAGCCGGTGACGTTCCGTACCGGACCGTCGAATCGCCGGTCTTGTCCGTAGTCCAGGAGATGGTGACCGACGTGTCTGCCAGGTTCGTTTCGAAGGGCCCGGCGGTGATCGTCGGCTGTGTCGTGGCCGTGGTAGAAAAAGTGGAGTCGTTACTATACGTCGGTCCGTTCCCTGAGGCATCGGAAGAATAGACCTGGTAATGGTAAAGAGTAGAGGGGGAAAGGCCGGTCAGGGTAATGGAATGGCTGGTCCTCAGGCCAACGAGTGTTTCAGTGGATCCGTAGGCATCCGTTTCACCGTAGTCCACACCGGACGTGGCCGATTCATCAGTGGTCCAGGTAATCACTGCGGAACAGTCGGCCGGGTCCGCGGAGGGGCCGGCCGTGATCTGGGGATCGGTCGTATCGGGAACGGCATTGATGAGCCAGTCGCAGGCGTTCAGGTGAATTTCGCGATTGTTGACGCCTCCGGAGGCCTTGTCCCATCCGTCATAGAGAGTATCTCCTGAGTCCCCGGTTCCGTCATCGGCGGGAGAGGAATCTCCGATAGCGGCAACCCGACCAGACCCGTAAGCCGCCGTGGCAAAGGTGACCCGAAAGTTGTCGTGGGCCTGCCCCGTCCTCCACACATGGGCCTTGACCGTCGGGTTGTCTGAAAGATTGATATCCATTGAGGTGGCGCCAAAGAAGCCCAGACCACCCGACCCGTCACCAAAGGGACCGTGAATGATGGGGTCCAGGGGATCGGTGGAAACGTTGTTGTCCGTCGGATCGTCAAACCAGTCCTCGGAGGGGCGGGTGTCGGTTCCATCCACACGGAACCAGATCCCGAAGACGCCGGCGTCTGTGGCCGATGTAGCCCCTGTTAGATCATTGAAAATATGGGGGCTGTCCCATCCGTCGCAATCACGGTCCGAGGTTTCATGGTCGGCCACCATGAAGAGGCCGCCTCCGGCAGCGACAAAATTCAGAAGGGCCGTGATTTCACCGGACGAGAATGGTTTATTGGGTTCCACGATGATGACCAGGTCGTAATTGCTCAGATCCTGGGAATCGGGGGTCCCATAGGTGAAGGACGACCCGTCTGGAAGGGTTTCGACCGAGTGGCCCGCTTTGACGAGCTCGATGCCCCAGGCGGAAATGCCGCCCTTCCAGTACGTTTCCAGAGTGGACCCCGTAACCCCCGACTGGTCGGGCGTCGGATAGCGCTGAGGGTTGGCCTCATTTGTTGTTCCCGTGCAGGGATAGGCATTCATCGTCAGGTTCCAGGCATCGGAATCGATGACCCAGTCGGCATTGGCTGCCATTTCGTGGTGAGAGGCGTCGAAGAGAACGGCTGCGGCGGGAAGAAGGGCCGACATAAGAAAGATTGCGGTGGCAATAAAAAGGACGGGACGGATAACGATTGTCTTCATGGCAAAATCAGTATATCACTCTATGGTTTAGAAATAATCTTTCTATCGACCGTCTGAACCGGGCCATCCCCGTGCTAGAATGCCGAGATGATCCAGTCCCTGATGATCTTCCTGGGAAGTATGGTGGCTGTATGGCTTGCCGGCCGCACCCTGACCCGGACCTGCGATACCCTGGCGGAACGAACCCGAATGGGCAGGGTCTTCGTGGGGTCCATCCTTCTGGCCGGGGCGACATCCCTTCCGGAAGCAGCCGCGTCTGTCTCCGCAGGGACCATGGGGTATGCCGATATCGCTCTTGGCAATGTTTTCGGATCCAATCTCTTTAACATGGCGATCCTGGGTATCTGCGGAATTGTCTGGGGAGGGAAATCCATGCTTCAGGCCGCTTCCCAGAGCCAGGTTCCTGCGGCCGTTCTGGGAATGATCCTCTCCACCCTTGCCTGCCTGGGGCTCCTGGCAGGGGAAACCACAGGCCTTTTCCATGTCGGAGTGTGGACCCTGGCGATCCCGGCCGTCTACCTTCTCTGGATCTACTTACTCAGGGTTCGGGCAAGGGTGGATCTCAAGCTTCCACCCATCGGGGTTGAAACCATGGAGGTCGATTCGAGGGGAACGGGGCGTCTCTGGCTCCTCTTTGCCGCCTCCGCGCTCCTTCTGATTGCGGCGGCTTCCCTTTTGAGCTATTCCGCGAAGACTATTGCGGACCTTTCGGGACTTGGGGAAACTGTCATTGGAACGACCCTTGTAGCTCTGGTTACCTCCGCACCGGAGCTCATCACCTGTCTCGCTGCGATCCGGATCGGATCGGTGGACCTTGCAGTGGGCAATGCCCTGGGTTCCAACATCTTTAACATGAATATTCTATTCTTTGCCGATATTGCTTACCGCCGATCCCCTATTCTGACTGCAGCCTCACCCATTCACAGCAAGACCGCCCTTGTCGGGATCTTTCTCTCCGGACTTGTTGCCCTCGGGATGGTCACGCCGATCCCGGGTCGCATCGGACGTTTCACCGTGGAGTCCATTCTCCTCCTCCTTGCCTACATGGGATTCTCCGCCTATCTCCTTACACAGGTGTGATTTTTTCGGGCCCGAAGTCGATGCTTTATAATAGAGGAATCCCGAAAGAGTCCTGTGACACGGGAGGGCCCTGACTGTGATGCGCACGATGCTGGTTTTTCTTGCCGTACTTCTCCTCCTTGGGAGCGGTTTTCTCCCTGGTGAAGATACCCCTGATCCAGGGGAAGCCGCGCTCAATTCTTCACAGGAACTGCAGGATGATACGATCGTTATGCCCCTCCGGGATTCGAATGGATCCCTGATCTGGGTTCAGAGACGGGATCGAGACCTGGAGAATGTACTCCGCAACCAGGATGATCCCGATCCATGGGGTGAGGCAAGGCTTCGGGCAGCCGTGCGGGCTGCTTTGGACGGGCCCGATTATTACGAGGGAACGGACGGGCTGAGCTCCGCACTTCCGGAGGGAATCATCATAGATGAAATCCGGGTCAGGGGGGATCAGGGCGGGTTCTTCGTCACGCTTCCTGTGCGCACCCTCAATAATCTGACGCCCGATTCGGCCCAGGCCCTATCTGAAATCTTCCTTGGGCTCGATTTCAATGTTCCCTCCATTCGACGCCACGTGCTCATGATCCGTGATCCTGCCGACGGTCTCCATTACCCGCTGGACCACTTCCTGCCCCGCCTTCCTCCCGTACCCCCAAAACCCTCGGAAGAAGAGGTGACCGAAGGGCTCCGGGCCACTGGTCAACCCCCGGCTCCGGGACAGGGACAGCCGGCGGGATATCTTTCGGGAAAGAGCATTTTCCTTAACCCGGGCCACGGATGGTATTACGATAGCGGCTTGGGAAGGTGGGCGACTCAGCGCGGAAACACCAACAACATCGTGGAAGACCTCTCCAACGCGGAGGCGGTGGACACCTACCTGGTCCACTATCTATGGAACGCCGGGGCGGGGGTTTACACCTGCCGGGAACGGGACATGAATGACAACATGGTCATCGTGGACAATGGGGATCCTGGCTACTCCGAAACCGGGTCCTGGACCACGATAACCTCCGCCGATGCCCATGATGGAAATTATAGACAGGCCGGAACCAGTTCGACGGAAACGGCGACCGCCACCTTCACGCCTACGATTCCGGAAGCCGGGGATTACTATGTCTCGATCTGGTATATCGGAGGAAGCAGTAACGCGTCGGATGCACAGATCACGGTCCGCCATACCGGGGGAGAGACTGTTATTACAAGAAACATGGAGGTGGACGGCTACACATTCCGCTACCTGGGCCGGTTTCACTTCAATGCAGGATCAAGCCTGGCCGCAGGATCCGTGGTCGTATCCAACGTGAGTGGTGAATCCTCGAACTTTGTCGTCGCCGACGCCGTCCGGTTCGGAGGGGGAACGGGAGCCGAACAGCCCTTCGGGGAGCCCTTTCCTTCCAACTGGCCGAGATTTGAAGAGGCCGGGCCCTACTTCGCCAACTTTATGGGATGCCCCTCGGCCACGTGCGGGACCAGCACGGTCACGGCCATGCCCCGCTACGTCGCATGGGAAAACGAGGGATGGGAAGATTCCGTTTACATTTCGTGGCATACCAACGCTTTTGCGGGGACTTCCCGGGGCACCTCGTCTTTTGCCTATGCCTCCGGAGGATGGGATGCCGCGTTCAATGGGGTTGCCGGGAGCCTGGAGCTTCGTCACCTTGTCCACACGGAACTCATCAATGACCTCCGGGCAGCCTTCGATCCTCTCTGGGGAGACCGGGGGGAACACACCAACTGGTATGGGGAGATCAATCCCAATTACAACAATGAGACGCCCGGCGTCATCTACGAAATGGCCTTTCACGACAACGCCACAGATGCGCTCTACCTTCAGAACCCGTACTTTCGAATGACCCTGGCCCGGGCGGTCTATCAGGGAATCGCAAAGTACTTTGCCGACCGGGACGGGGATCCCACCTACACACTCCTCCCCGAACCCCCCACGCATTTTAGGGTCCTCAACAGCGGGGGCGGAGAGATCACACTGTCCTGGAACGCCCCTCCCTACGACACGGGAGACGGCCTCTACGGGGACGCGGCGGAGGGCTACCGGGTCTACCGGAGCTTTGACGGCCGGGGATTCGACGACGGGACTGCCGTGACGGGTACGACGTGGACCGACATTACAGTTCCGGAGGGGACGGTAGCCTATTACCGGGTCACGGCAGCCAATGCCGGAGGGGAGTCCTTTCCCACGGAAACCCTGGCGGCACGGGCCTCTACGGGAAGTGTGACCATCCTCGTGGTGACGGCATTCGACCGCATGGACCAGGGTCTCATCGTCGTGACTGACGATCCCTACAGTACCAACGCCCTCCACCGGGGGTACGTCGACATGATGAACTCGTACCGGTACATCATTTCTTACGGTACCTCCATCGATGCCTATGGAAGTCCCTTTGATTCCGTCGCCAACGAAGCCGTGCGGGACGGGCTGGTTTCCCTCTCCTCTTACGGCGTTGTGATCTGGACCTGCGGCGAGGAATCGACAACCGATCACACCTTTGAAAATGCGGAACAGTCTCTCCTTGAATCCTATCTCGATTCGGGAGGCAATCTCTTCGTATCCGGTTCCGAAATCGGGTGGGACCTCGATTACAAGGGAAACGGTCCCACCTTTTACAATACCTACCTCAAGGCCGACTATGCCGGAGACGATGCCGGGACCTACAACGTCGCTCCTGTATCGGGATCCATCTATGACGGAAACGCCGCTTTTTTCTTTGACGACAACACCTTCGGCGAGTACGACGCCAACTATCCCGATCAGCTGACCCCACTGGGAGGAGCTGTGGCCGCTCTTTCCTACAGCGGAGGAAGCGGCGGTACGGCAGGTCTCCAGTATGACGGCGGTTTGAACCGGATTGTTCTCTTCGGATTTCCCTTTGAGACGATCACCTCAGCTTCCGCCCGCAACGAGACGATGGCCGACATCCTGGATTTCTTTGGAACCTCTGTTCCCGATCCATGCGAGGGCGCCATCGAAGTTGACACCTTTCCCTATGTAGATTCCAATACCACGTCGGGGATGCCTTCCCGGATTGATGGTTACAGCTGTCCTCCCTCCACGGGTTCCGAGGCGGGACCGGAGGTGGTCTACCGGCTCACCATCCTTCAGCCGGGGAACCTCACCGTGAGCCTCTCCGACGGCGCGGGTGTTGACATCGATCCTCACCTTCTCGCAGCCTGTTCGCCGACCTCCTGCCTTGCCCGTCATGACACCGGTTTTACCTATGGTGTAACCCCGGGAACCTACTTCCTGGTCTGCGATACCTGGACCCACGACTCCGGAACCCAGTATCCCGGTGCGTACACGTTAAACCTTGCATTTTCGGCTACGCCGGGAGATACGACATCGCCAGCCCCTGTGGGGGACACCCTGGCCTGGGAAGAGAGCGGCACGCAATGGACCTGGACAGCCGTTACCCTCGACCGGAAAGGCTCCACGGAAACCGGAGTGTCCTATCGCGTATACCGTTCCGAGGATCCGGCCCAGGAAGGAGAAATTGTGGCCACACCCGGGACCCATGCCTGGACCGATACCGATGAACCCATTTCCGGTTGCTGGTTCTACCACGTCGAAGCCGTGGATGGTGCCGGGAACCGGGAACTGGCGGTGAGCGTGTACGAGACCATTGTCGACAATCCCGATGCCGTTTTTTCCGGCACATGGACCCTGGGGACCAGTTCGACCGATAAATGGGGTGAAAATTACCGGTACATTGCCACGGGAGGCACTGGAGCCTCGACCGCCGCCTGGTCCTTTCCCGTCCGGGAACGCGGGCTCTACCAGGTGTCCGTTTACTATCCCCAGGGGACCAACCGT is drawn from Thermoanaerobaculia bacterium and contains these coding sequences:
- a CDS encoding fibronectin type III domain-containing protein; amino-acid sequence: MKTIVIRPVLFIATAIFLMSALLPAAAVLFDASHHEMAANADWVIDSDAWNLTMNAYPCTGTTNEANPQRYPTPDQSGVTGSTLETYWKGGISAWGIELVKAGHSVETLPDGSSFTYGTPDSQDLSNYDLVIIVEPNKPFSSGEITALLNFVAAGGGLFMVADHETSDRDCDGWDSPHIFNDLTGATSATDAGVFGIWFRVDGTDTRPSEDWFDDPTDNNVSTDPLDPIIHGPFGDGSGGLGFFGATSMDINLSDNPTVKAHVWRTGQAHDNFRVTFATAAYGSGRVAAIGDSSPADDGTGDSGDTLYDGWDKASGGVNNREIHLNACDWLINAVPDTTDPQITAGPSADPADCSAVITWTTDESATSGVDYGETDAYGSTETLVGLRTSHSITLTGLSPSTLYHYQVYSSDASGNGPTYSNDSTFSTTATTQPTITAGPFETNLADTSVTISWTTDKTGDSTVRYGTSPALGSTESMAESVTDHVMALSGLTSSTLYYYEVETTDACGNTVTSSPFTFTTAETPPQLDISGWKLINTTNSQYVTIMPAGTFIESGGYVVVGRNNSQAGFETEWGALPSGTVYVNSGDKIVINSSSYAYRLEDDIGTIIDGPTVSSDANLSVFRVDNCGDPGLGATWHERTDNLGDPGAGAPTTCGAGVVITEMTDGASSINEYIELFYDGGMAEPDTTPPVISNVSVTPSECSALITWTTDEDANSIVEYGLSDPPLDSQFDGTRVTSHSIPLNGLTPGTLYYYRVGSTDASNNGPAWSSVSTFTTSAATQPAITVGPFETNLADTSVTISWTTDKEGDSTVRYGTTPALGSTESLTESITNHVVPLSGLTASTLYYYEVETRDVCGNTVTSSPFTFSTTDTPTQLDISGWKLINTTNSQYVAIMPAGTFIQSGGYVVVGRNNTRAGFETEWGALPSGTVYINSGDELVINSSNYAYRLEDEVGTIIEGPTVGSGANLSVYRVDNCGESEVGSTWQTRTDTLGDPGAGAPTSCGAGIVITEMTDGASSNNEYIELFYDGGVTEPDTTPPVVSSVSATPAECSALITWTTDEDASSIVEYGLSDPPTGNQFDGTRVTSHSIPLTGLDTGTLYYFRVGSTDASGNGPTWSSVSTFTTSESYPAHSGITESPISNVQTTISFTTDEDTNSTVEYGTTLTYGSTQSDGPATNHSLVLSGLTQDTPYHYRIRSTDACGLETISEDRMFVTAPDGVGPSTDHLVISQIQTQGAANHDDECVELYNPTGAAISLSGKSIQYKSDTGSTYTVVALPSVSIPSHEYFLLARSGGYLGSVTPDLTYSTFYMGAGGGNLFLVNSTSALSGSCSTDASIIDKVAWGTGNCPETTSTPAHDAGQSLVRLPGGTSGSGQDTDVNVNDFFVDTSPTPHNSSSPAASPSSSLGNVRVSLFLTKGVDTTDLDWGTAAGATGYIVYWGTAPDFMGGTPDSWQTVISEGTDDRSPSPIYFYDVRATNGTDISDD
- a CDS encoding sodium:calcium antiporter, translating into MIQSLMIFLGSMVAVWLAGRTLTRTCDTLAERTRMGRVFVGSILLAGATSLPEAAASVSAGTMGYADIALGNVFGSNLFNMAILGICGIVWGGKSMLQAASQSQVPAAVLGMILSTLACLGLLAGETTGLFHVGVWTLAIPAVYLLWIYLLRVRARVDLKLPPIGVETMEVDSRGTGRLWLLFAASALLLIAAASLLSYSAKTIADLSGLGETVIGTTLVALVTSAPELITCLAAIRIGSVDLAVGNALGSNIFNMNILFFADIAYRRSPILTAASPIHSKTALVGIFLSGLVALGMVTPIPGRIGRFTVESILLLLAYMGFSAYLLTQV
- a CDS encoding N-acetylmuramoyl-L-alanine amidase, translated to MRTMLVFLAVLLLLGSGFLPGEDTPDPGEAALNSSQELQDDTIVMPLRDSNGSLIWVQRRDRDLENVLRNQDDPDPWGEARLRAAVRAALDGPDYYEGTDGLSSALPEGIIIDEIRVRGDQGGFFVTLPVRTLNNLTPDSAQALSEIFLGLDFNVPSIRRHVLMIRDPADGLHYPLDHFLPRLPPVPPKPSEEEVTEGLRATGQPPAPGQGQPAGYLSGKSIFLNPGHGWYYDSGLGRWATQRGNTNNIVEDLSNAEAVDTYLVHYLWNAGAGVYTCRERDMNDNMVIVDNGDPGYSETGSWTTITSADAHDGNYRQAGTSSTETATATFTPTIPEAGDYYVSIWYIGGSSNASDAQITVRHTGGETVITRNMEVDGYTFRYLGRFHFNAGSSLAAGSVVVSNVSGESSNFVVADAVRFGGGTGAEQPFGEPFPSNWPRFEEAGPYFANFMGCPSATCGTSTVTAMPRYVAWENEGWEDSVYISWHTNAFAGTSRGTSSFAYASGGWDAAFNGVAGSLELRHLVHTELINDLRAAFDPLWGDRGEHTNWYGEINPNYNNETPGVIYEMAFHDNATDALYLQNPYFRMTLARAVYQGIAKYFADRDGDPTYTLLPEPPTHFRVLNSGGGEITLSWNAPPYDTGDGLYGDAAEGYRVYRSFDGRGFDDGTAVTGTTWTDITVPEGTVAYYRVTAANAGGESFPTETLAARASTGSVTILVVTAFDRMDQGLIVVTDDPYSTNALHRGYVDMMNSYRYIISYGTSIDAYGSPFDSVANEAVRDGLVSLSSYGVVIWTCGEESTTDHTFENAEQSLLESYLDSGGNLFVSGSEIGWDLDYKGNGPTFYNTYLKADYAGDDAGTYNVAPVSGSIYDGNAAFFFDDNTFGEYDANYPDQLTPLGGAVAALSYSGGSGGTAGLQYDGGLNRIVLFGFPFETITSASARNETMADILDFFGTSVPDPCEGAIEVDTFPYVDSNTTSGMPSRIDGYSCPPSTGSEAGPEVVYRLTILQPGNLTVSLSDGAGVDIDPHLLAACSPTSCLARHDTGFTYGVTPGTYFLVCDTWTHDSGTQYPGAYTLNLAFSATPGDTTSPAPVGDTLAWEESGTQWTWTAVTLDRKGSTETGVSYRVYRSEDPAQEGEIVATPGTHAWTDTDEPISGCWFYHVEAVDGAGNRELAVSVYETIVDNPDAVFSGTWTLGTSSTDKWGENYRYIATGGTGASTAAWSFPVRERGLYQVSVYYPQGTNRSTEARFTIQHAGGTTLVPVDQSINGGQWVTLQTRWLEPDGSYPVVLDDAEPGGKVVIADAVRWIKETDL